The sequence ACTCAAACGCATCTCCTACACTTGCTGAGATGGAGCTTCTTTCTCGTCTGCTGTTCTGTTATTGAAGGGGAgttgttctttaaaaaatgagcTAACAGTGTTTCTAGTAATTTCTTACAGCTAGAAGAGCAGGAGCTTAGTCCAGGGTGGGGAATGGCCTCTCCCCCCTTTTGGATCAGTgcctgggctctgctctgcaagATGAGCAGCGCAACTGGTTCTGGGGAGAAATGGTGTGTTACCATCCTAAATAGGTATATCCAGTAATTAGAGTGAAGAGTTTATTGTTAAATGTTAAACAAACATGACATTAAGGTTTTACTTGGTCCTACTAAGTCTTTCCATGTACAAAAGGTAGTGAGACATTTAATTTACAAGTTACTCTGGTCTTGCCTTTCTTCCCCATTTGTTTCTTCCTGCAGGTCGGAAATCctattttaaatcctttttagGAAGTTGAAATTGAAGACATTATGTCAGCATTACCCAAGCAGGATGCTGGACAAAAAGTGGCTTTCCTGCTAGGATTACTAATGCTAATCAAGGAATACCTTTCATTCATTGCAAAGGGTGCTCTGCTAAGCCCTGAGAAAAGCAATAAATGAGCAACTGCATTAATGAAACACAGCTCATTGTTTCAAAATATCGAGATCAGATCTGTCCATGATGATTTGTCCATGCCTGCTCTCAGAACAGCCATTCAGGAGCTTACTTGAGCCTCTTTAGAACATGGCTGTGTAGTCCAGTGGTTAATGCAAAGCTCTGTGCACAGCCCACTTCTCATTTGGGTTGGCGACAATAAGTGAGCAGCCTTACAAAAGTAATTTGATCGTGTGCCCCTGGGATCGGGTGAACATCAAGAATATGTTTGAAACTCAATACTCTTTGATCTAACCTTTGTTGCTCTAATGAGAtcacaagtatttttttaataatgctttttaattattgGCATAGTTGTCTGGTAATTAAATGGCAACGAAAAAGCTGTGTTAAAGGTATTGCCTCCTGATGGCCAACCGGGGAGGCAGGGCTGAGCTTTGTCCTGTTTTAAGAAGCTACCCATCTTACTGGCTGCTTGTAGAAATGTGCTGTTCAACATTCTGGATTTATTACATGAACATTGATCTCTGCATAAAAACCGTCGTTATctatttgctttattatttttaaaagaaaaattggatTTTTACGGGCTAGATAGCACAGCAGTAAAGTATTCTCAAGGGTCAGATTTAAATAATTGTATTGTATGAATAGTATTTACTGTCCAGTATAGTATTTAATTCTAGTGCTCGGAAGCAAAGTATCATGTTTGTTTCTCTTGTATGCTTTCTAAATATAGAGGTAGTAATATAGTAGGGATGAAATATGTACCAACTTCAAAACCAGCATGTAGTACTTATTTAAAATGGTCACAATATTAGAGAGGAAAGGGAACACAATATTTAACCTCTTTTTGATAAACCTCTTGTAATGTGCAACTGCAGATACCAGAATGCACAAGTGATGATCAAAGAGGCCAGGAGCTCACTCGACTAGAAGAGGAGCGCATAGTAATATTAAATAACTTGGAAGAACTTGAACAGAAGATCAAAGATTTAAATGACCAGATGGATGAATCCTCAAGAGAGGTATGACATACGTTTCGGTTTTAAATGTCTTGCTTGTTTCATATATCTACATAGCATAGATAGGCTCAGCAAGTACATAGGGAGCTCATGCATGTATTCTGCGCTTTTTCACTAGAATTAGGCACAGAATCATGAACCTGGTAGTCTCCTACTGCGAAGgttatttatttccaagcagAGGGATGGTTGTGATGCTCAGATTAGCCTTTTCCAACTGTAACCATTATACTCATAAGCAGAATTAGAACAGTCTTCTTGCTGAATGGTCACTCGGATTGATCTAAATACCTTGTGTCACTTGAGTGTTTTATAGTGTATCTCATGTGACCCttgaaagagaagggaaattaGGTAACTTCCTATTAAACATCCTTGTCTTTATGGTGGCAAAGTTATATGGCCATCTCTCGGCTTCTGGAATCTCACAGTTGCAGACTTAGCTGATCAGGCATTTGGGCTGTGTTCACTCCAGTTATCAGCGACAGGAAAGAAACAGCTATTCTGAATGGGTTTCCTACAGAGCCTGGGCACGGATACTTGGTATAGTGTCACAACAGGAGGAAGCAAGGAGaagagttagaaaaaaaaaatcttcagagtGAAGTTGGTTTGGActttattttgcagtattttatgtttcagttttactttttctcaATTTTATGATCTCTTTTTAACTTTGTGGATGTaacacagactttttttttccttttaaaaatgcttttttgttgaGAATTATGAACAACTCACTACCCTTCCCCCAGAAAATAATGTGTATCGAGATTTCTTCTTAATTTGGactgcttctgaaaaatgttttgtgttcCTAGCTGGATATGGAATGTGCCCTTTTGGATGGAGAACAGAAATCTGAAACAACAGAGCtgctgaaagagaaggaaatactgGATCatctaaacagaaaaatagctGAGCTGGAGAGGAATGTTATTGGTGAAAAGGCAAAGGTAATCAAGTTATCTTAGCTAGCTCTGTGCTCTGTTCCTATTAATcttcaaaatgcatttacaCAATTAACATATTGGTGGAAGCTATTTTATGAAGTAGATGCACTAAGTAAATTTTTTTGataaatgtggaagaaaaagtaattgTTACCAGTATATCCTTCTAACAGTCTTGTTTCCCAAAATATAATCAACTGGCAGAACAAAGTATGCCTAAGTAAGGAGACTTGACCTACACTGAAGATATTTTTGATTAATAAAGAATTCGTAGAGGGCTTGAACTTGAGTTACCTGCTGTTTAAAAGAACAGTATTGATTGCACTGTTCTTCAGCCTTCTGTTATATGTTATaaattttgagtttttttttttttttaattaatcctTTCTCAGCAAAGGAGTGGTATGAAAAGATGTTGCAGTTTCAGAAGATGGTTGTATCTAGAGTAGTATATAGTTTGATTCATGAAAGCATCTGTAAAATATATAGTTTTAAAGTAATtatgtttgttcattttgtttgttgaCTAACAGTTTTAGTACTGTGGCATAATTCTACCTGAGATTAAGTAAAAGGAATTACTTGGTTCTCCTCTAGAGTCAGATTCTTACTTGCTCTCAAATACATAACTATTAGCAAAAAGGATAGCATTACGATTTAagcacagaaagggaaaaagctcgTGAGATGAACTTGTCCCTCCCAACCAGAGGGAACTCATCTTCTCCAGCACGCTCTCTGCTGGCAATCCAGGCCAGCAGTTCCTTTCTCCGCAGGGGATGTGCCACAGCCAATAATATCTCAAGGTCAGGAAATTTTTCCAGGGCTTTCAGCCAGTAATGGttcctttttaaatttcatcCTCTGCCTCATAATTTAAGCCTGTCACTGTGAAAGTACTCCAGCTAGTCTCTCCCCTCCTTTCACTTTCTAGAAATATCTGAAAGTCTTCTGCATTATTTGCTCTTGTTCAGACAAGCCATGCATTTTTAGCTTTCTTGCACTTCCCATTTAATTCAAGCCTTACAGCatgcattgttttattttgagtttGCTGTCTTCAGTGTCTGTTGATGCTGTCATGAGCCTGAACATTGTTTTGCATCCGCTCTCAGTAAACCTATGTTTGAAAATGGTGCTCCCACCTCTTTATTCTGCAAAGTGACAGCACACATCCAATTCAAGCTTAAATTTTCATAAGCGTTCCTGCCTTGTTCTCAAGTAGTCCTCAGTGATTCTTCAGCTTTCAGCAGTGCCTCTGGTCACATTAAGGTGTCTGTGGAACATGTTTCatagttgttgggtttttttttactatggAGAGGAATTTAAAGTTGGTAAAAGCAGGTAGGGTGATGCAAGCAGGTATAGCAATATCCTTTTGCAGACCGAGCTTGGTTTCACTGgtaacaaaaacagaagttcaaaagatcttttgccttttttatttgttctctgGTAGACTCAGAGTTCAACAAAACtcatggaaattattttaaatcctgTATGTTGTTTACATTTCCATGCAATCAAATATAAAACAGATAATATCCTTGCATTAGtgtattagaagaaaaaaattacagtactAAGTCTAACTTAAAATTTCAGTCAAACTGAAACATGGTAAGCAGCCTAGGGAAGGCAAattcattcaaaataattttttttcctcagtacaAAGCATACTGGTGAAGTTAGTTACTTTATTTTAGTAATCTTTTCTCacatgctgtttaaaaaaaaaaacaacaacaaaaaaccagctATGAGTGATTGTAGTAGATTTAGAGCCATGGCTTAGTTAATACTGGAAGtacttttgaagaaataaaagtgaaaaaaaaaaataaaaatcttaggCAAAATACCTGAAAGTGATCTGGAAAAATTAGTGTCAACCAGTGAAACTGCCAGCACTCACCATGTCAATTAACAGAAGTTCTGGTTGGTTTtacagaacagtattttttaaagcttgatTTATGTGTCAGTATGTTTAAGGTTGCAGCCCCTTCAGATCTTGTCCACAGCAGGAAAAATCTTGGCTTTTTAGTAGTACAGGACCAGACTCCACCAGGAAAATGGTGCTCAGGTGGAAGCACTATGTGGTACGTTTTGTTTAAATTGGAAAACAGATGACCTCCTTAACAGAATGAAGGCTCAGCTCCTGGCTGATAATTGCCACTCCTTTGATGTTACTTCTGCATTGTTTGTTGGAAGAGCAAGTGCTCTAGTATCTGTACAGCGGTAATAGTTTTCTGCAGTTGCCGTTATGTTTTACTTGTAATAATACAGGTAGTTTGGTGTTGGTGGTGTATCATAGCAAGAAGTTGTTGGGTCCATTCGTTCAGACAGTGGTTACATTTTTGTTAGGGCAGGGGGCTGACACCTGAATTTGCTGTGGGGTGCCTTCTTGAGGTGAAATAGATAGTTGATTTCATTCTTGAAACGATGCTGAGGCATTAGTGCTGGGCATGATGGCACTTGTTTCTGGAATGCCTTGAGTATCTCCTGGAATTTGTCACTGATCTCAGCACCTGTTTGACAGGAAACCCTGCCTGATTGCATTTCATCCTTACTGATGCACCTGTTTGAAAATCTTGTGAAATTCTTAAAAAGAGAGATCATGATATACAACCTAATTATTGGGCCACGTTATGTTCTTGAAATAGAGTATGGGTGGAAGTTTTTGTATTACTTTCTACCTGAGTCTGTGACTGTTTTCATGGTTTTTGCATGAGATGAGAGCACAGAGTTTTACCAACCTTTCCACAGTCTTAAAGCCTcagtttaaaaggaaatttctaGCCTCTGTGAAAACAGGGACCTGCTTGCTATGCAGGTGCTTCAGATGGAGAACATACTTAAAGACAGAAGGCAATGAGACTTGTGAGTTCAGTTCCTGGCTGTGGTGGTGAGCTCTTTGCTGTGATACAATGTCTTTGTGTCCCTGCATCTTTGCAATTGTGTTTATGTTAACATGGTATGTTGCATTTTCATCTTACTGAAGACCAAGTGTTCAGCCCTATGTGAACACATGGCAGGACTAACAGTGAGAAAGAATGAATGAGTTAGTGAGGAAGATGATGTAGTGAATGTCCTGTGGTAAGTTCAAAGCATTGCTTTGCTCTTGTGACTATGCTATTAACACATGTTGCAAGGAACAAAGCAATTTCGTGTCAATTTAGTCAGGTTTTAGAAAGAAGAGCTATGAGCAGTTccattttgcaaagaaaaagacagagcCTTTCAACGCCACTGCAGGAATTAGCATTGCTCTGGTAGTGGTGTGACTGTGCACGATGCAAGTGCTGAGAGTACTCACTTCTCCTGGCAGGGATAGCTGCTTTCAGTGCTGGGGATTGGGCATGGCCTATGTCTTCT is a genomic window of Meleagris gallopavo isolate NT-WF06-2002-E0010 breed Aviagen turkey brand Nicholas breeding stock chromosome 1, Turkey_5.1, whole genome shotgun sequence containing:
- the LOC104913769 gene encoding pleckstrin homology-like domain family B member 2, yielding MKPSSLATPGFLKDSTESSYLSITPKIPECTSDDQRGQELTRLEEERIVILNNLEELEQKIKDLNDQMDESSRELDMECALLDGEQKSETTELLKEKEILDHLNRKIAELERNVIGEKAKEKLKLDAEREKLERLQELYSEQKTQLDNCPESMREQLQQQLKRVSSQFQD